Within the Magnetococcus sp. PR-3 genome, the region CATTCATCAGTGATGTTGCCATCTTGTCCGTGATCTCTTTATTACGGATAAGGTGGTCCAAATTGTCATTGGCCAGTACATCACTGTCTTCAATGCGCACACGCAGAGTATCCAAAGAAAGCACCGTTAGTGTATCACTTTGCTCAGTGGCTTCAAGTCGTACTTCAGCCAGTGAGCGAAGTAGATCCAGCATCTGCCCACGGATTTTATCATATTCATCACGAATGGCTGGATTATCAATGTTGGCATAGCGCACCAGGTTTTTGCGCATATGTTTGACATCTTTAATCGCCTCAACCACTTTTCGGCAGGCAACCCGCTGTTCAAACAGCCGGGAGGCCATTTCTGACGACATGTTAAACTCTGGTGTGCCGGAGAATTCAATGATGGTGCCGTATAGACCCTTAATGCGTTGGTCATAGAGCTCATCCACATCCATCTCCATCACTTTACGTCGCTCTTTGACCAGATCACAGGCATCGGTGGGGTGGTCGATGTCATTATTTTCCAAGTTGAGCGCTTGAAGAGAGATGCCAACGGCATTGTCATAGAGGTGAATGACCTCTTTACGTAGAGACTCCAAAAAGGCTGCTGGGATGCTGCGGTTGGCATCATGCAGATATTGGGCGGTAACCAGATCCTGTTGCTTGTCTTGTAAGGTGCGCTCCAAAAAGGTAACCAACCAGCCTAACCAAGGGAGCATGACCAACAGCCCCAACAGGTTAAACAGAGTATGGAAAACAGCCAGTTTTAAGGTGTAATCGGTGGCGGAAATTCCCACATAGCTACTGACCACATCAACAGCCTGTGAGATCTGCATCATAAAGACGATGGCCAGCAGACCTGTGGCAATATTGAAAATTAGATGGGCCATTGCCAATCGTTTACCTGCCACGTTGGCACTTAAAGAACCAATGATGGCCGTGATGGTTGTACCGATGTTGGCACCAATGGCCAAAGCCAAGGCATTTTCATAGGTAATTTGGCCAGCGGCCAAGGCTGTAATGATCAAGACCAGGGTCGCGTGGCTGGACTGCATAACAACCGTGGCAAAAACACCAATACCGGTAAAGAGCAATAATCCTTTTAAACCACCTACTGCAAACTGAGAAAGGTCGATGGAAGATTTAAAGGTTTCAAAGCCCTCTTTCATATGGTGAATACCCAAGAAGAGCAGCCCTAAACCCACCAGAATGTAGCCGATACCGCGCCAAGCGGGTGTCTTTTGGAACAATCCAATCACACCAAAAACCAACATGGGCATGGCATACGCTGAAATTTTAACCTTCAGCCCCAGGCCAGCCACCAACCAAGCACCGGTGGTGGTGCCTAAGTTGGCCCCAAAGATAATACCAATGCCCTCTTGTAGGCCCAGTAAACCCGCGCTGACAAATGAAATGGTAATGACCGAAACCAGTGAGCTGGATTGCATTAATGTTGTACTGACAACACCAAAGCTCAGTGACTTCCAGGTTTTATCTGTGGTGTGACGCAGGATTTTTTCCAGAACACCGCCTGAGAATATACGGAAGCCCTCCTCCATGGAGACCATGCCAAACAGGAAGATGGCAACACCTGCGGCAATTTCCTTAAAATCAGGGCTTACCCAAAAGCCATATGCCAGAAGAAGACAGATAATAGGCAGGAATATTTTACGGATCATAAGGCCACTCTCAATATCATTAACACAAACGTAGATAACCGGTATGGCATGTCATGCAACACAAGCATAGAAAGCCTTAAGATATATGCTTCTTCATATGTTTATGTATGCAACGACGAAGGTTGGGAACCAGAACAAATCGTGGTATGTCCAATATCAAAAATAGCAAGAACTCCATCATAAAGTCACATAAAATTTACAAACACGACATGTTGATTTAGAATGAGTGCGTTCCATATCGCAAAATAAGTAGCACTATTTAAGTATGGAATGCTTTTTAAGGTTATAAGAACACCTAAATATTCAATAGCATATGCCATTATGACAGGGTGGTATTTGAAATATGGGGTGGATTGTTACCGGTGAGACACATGCAGATCAAATGATTGTGTTGTGCTTATCGTACGAAGAGACATTGTTTTGCTAAAGGGAGGATGGACAGATGGAGGAAGTTGTGTTGCAAACGCAGCCATTCTCTGCCCATAAAGAGTTAAAGGGTGTGCGCTACCCTCAGGATGCTGTATTCAGGGACCTGATTGTCACCGGCCCCCCCGGATCGGGTAAAAGTACGTTGATTGCCTATCTGGATGGATGGCCTGACGAGGGGATTATTGACCTAACGCAGAAGGATTGGTGGAAATCACCAGCCCTGCATATGCGTCCGCGTGAAGTTCATTTCCTTATCCCCTTTGTCGGCTTTGAAAAAGCGGTGCCGGTCTATGAGCTGGATGAACTGGATGATCCCGATTTTTTAGAGGTCGACCTGTTCCGTATTATCTTACCCCCCCGCAAAACAGGACCTTTTGCAACGGATTTCCGTAGTCGGTATCTGTTTGAGTTTGTTTTGCCTGATGCTCAGCTCATGTTCAAACGGCGCCAACAACGGGCAAAAGCAGGTAGTCACACTGTAGATCAAGGGCTTAGTTTGGCCAAAGTGCAGCATGAGCTGGCCGTCTACCAAAAGCTTGCGATGTTTATGCATCAAGCTGGTATGCGTATTTTGATCCGTGAAGATGTGGATGCCCCTCCGGTTGCCATTCATAATGCCCAGGCTTTTTCCATTCAGGAACGCCACCTCTCATCCAAAGAGTTGTTGCAGACCATGGATCAGGTGCAGCTGCGCCAGCGGGTACTAAACCGTTCCTGGAGCGAGCGTGCCAACAAAGAGCTATTGGCACTGTTTGTTGAGATGGTACCTAAAGCTCTGGATGTAGCCTCTTGTGCTATTTTTATTCGTCAGCAAGATGGCGACGACTTCTGGCTGGCCTGTGGCAGTGATGGGGATCAAATGCCACTGCTTGCCCAAGCGACAGAGGGGCAAGCGCCGGGCTGTGCGTTAGTTTCTCGTGTCATACGTGAAGGGGTCTACCATGTGGTGGAGCCCATGCCTCATGGACTGAATTCACCATCCAAGGATGTGTTGCCTGAAACCCGCAATGCGCTGTGTGTCCCCATTGCTCACCTTTCAGGACAAGGGGCTTCTGGGGCGATCTTAGTACGGAATACGTTGGGTGAACGTGATTTTCGTGAGTCTGACCGTCTGTTTTTGGAGCGACTGTCCCAGCATCTTCAAACGGCTTCGGAATCACTTTTCTTGCGTCAGGAGTTGTTGGATTTTTCTCAACTCCTCTCTCAAAAAGTGCAGAGTTCGCAGTGGATGGTCATGGTCATTGCTTTTTTGTTGATGGCATTGCTGGCAGAAACCGCTTTGTTGTTGCTTATTGGGTAAAGCGGTTTAACACACCTGTGCTTGGCCATTTTGCGCAACTCAGGTATTATCCTGTGTTATGCCCCATAGCATAGGTTTATGGTAACCCGTGCGGGCGGCAACCCTTGTGTGCTTGCCTGGGCCCCATCCCCCCCCCTGTTCGTCCATCTCTCTCGTTTGTTTCTTCGTACGCTTGATCTGAACAATGCCCCGTGAGCACCTCTTTCGTTCCTGAGCTGCGCAACATCGACCCACTCCCCTTTTGTACAAAAATGCAGACCATGCTGATCGTAATGAGAAGCGAAACGCCTCGTTGGTGTTTTTTTATCGCTTAATTCTCCTTTTCTAGATGTGGATTTCACCAAAAGATGCTTATCTGAACTATTGCGGCTAGATTTTTCTGTAAAATCATCACAAAAAAATGCGAATGACGCAGAAAAGTCACAGAAAGGTGAATAAGACTGTCACATTGTCAGGTCATTCTAGTGTGGTGTAGAGTTTCTCATAACGATAAAAACCAGTTGGCGGGTCGTTTTTTCGGTGAATGGGGAGGGTTCTCATGAATGCTGACCTCTCTCAATTTCGGAGGACCATTCTGACCAGCTTGGTAAAGGATGCAGGGCACCATCTGTGACAGATGCTGTTATCGGATTATGTGTCCATTCATTTCAGTTCAGTGACTTTGACTAAGAGGAGAGGCAGATCCATGGGCACCACCAATCCGTTGGCCTCGCTATTGGGGCGATCACCCTTTAAACCGATGCAAGAGCATATGCGAACCGTTGTCACTTGTGTGCAGCAGGTCCCTGATCTGTTTAAGGCACTTGAGAACAATGATCGTGATGCATTGAATAAGGTTAAAGATAAAATTTTTGAGTTGGAAAATAAGGCCGATGATCTGAAAAATGATCTTCGAGCCCATCTGCCTAACTCGCTGTTTATGCCTGTTGCTCGGCGAGATTTGTTGGAGATCCTGGATATGCAGGATGCCATTGCAGATACCGCCCAGGATATTGCAGGTCTATTGACCCTGCGTGAAGATCTGTCACCGCCAAGTGGTATGTGTGCCCAGTTTGCTGAACTCTCTGTGCGCTGTGTGGCAACCTGTGAAAAGGCAGGTGAAGCCATTGAAGAGCTGGATGAGCTGCTTGAGACAGGCTTTGGTGGTCGTGAGTCTGAGTTGGTTGAAAAAATGTTGAAAGAGCTCAGTGATCTGGAAGATGAGACAGATCACTTGGGTATCGCTTTATGTCAATCCCTGTTTGCCCGTGAAGATGAGATCAAACCGGTGGTGACAATAATGCTCTACCAGATGATCCGGGACATCGGAAATCTGGGGGACTATGCCGAGAAGGTGGGCGATCGCCTGCGCCTTCTTATTGCACGCTAATCGGTAACTGATCAGAGCAGTCAGGGGATCTCTCTATGGAAATTATTCAGGAACACGGCACAATCTTCATGTTCATGGCCATTATCTTTGGCCTGTATATGTGTTGGGGCATTGGTGCCAATGATGTGGCAAATGCCATGGGTACCTCGGTGGGCTCAGGGGCCATCACCGTTAAACAGGCAATCTTAATTGCCGCCATTTTTGAATTTGCTGGTGCTTTCGTTGCCGGTGGTCAGGTGACCAAAACCATTCGTAAGGGGATTATTGATCCGGAGCCCATTGCGGCCAACCCGGAACTTTTGGTCTTCGGTATGTTAGCGGCCCTTTTGGCGGCTGCGATCTGGCTGATGGTTGCCTCAACCAAAGGTTGGCCTGTATCCACCACCCACACCATTGTTGGTGCCATTGTTGGTTTTGCCATGGTCGGCATTGGGATTGATGCGGTGAATTGGGGCAAGATCGGTAAAGTTGCCGCTTCATGGATCGTATCACCCATTATCGGTGGCTCCATCGCCTATATGTTGATGGTCTCTATTCGAAAATTGATCTTGAATACAGATAACCCCTTCAAAAAAGCCCAGCAGTGGGGGCCTATCTATGTCTTCATGGTGGGCTTTATCACCGCTTTGGTGACCTTGTGGAAAGGGTTGAAACATCTGAAGCTTGACTTCACCATGGTTGAGAGCTTCTTGCTCTCCAGTTTGATTGGTCTAATCGTTGCCCTCGTCGGTAAGCGTATGATCATGAAGGTTGAGATGGATGAAAGTGCCGATCGTGAATACCACTACGCCAGCGTAGAGAAGGTATTCATGCCGATGATGATCTTTACCGCTTGTGCCATGGCCTTTGCCCATGGTTCAAACGATGTGGCCAATGGTATTGGTCCTTTGGCTGCGGTTGTTTCCATCGTTCAATCCAATGGTGAAGTTGCGCAAAAAGCTGGCCTGCCTATTTGGATTCTGCTGCTTGGTGGTGGTGGTATCGTCATCGGTTTGGCCACCATGGGTTATAAGGTGATGCAAACCATCGGTACTAAAATTACGGAGCTG harbors:
- a CDS encoding GAF domain-containing protein gives rise to the protein MEEVVLQTQPFSAHKELKGVRYPQDAVFRDLIVTGPPGSGKSTLIAYLDGWPDEGIIDLTQKDWWKSPALHMRPREVHFLIPFVGFEKAVPVYELDELDDPDFLEVDLFRIILPPRKTGPFATDFRSRYLFEFVLPDAQLMFKRRQQRAKAGSHTVDQGLSLAKVQHELAVYQKLAMFMHQAGMRILIREDVDAPPVAIHNAQAFSIQERHLSSKELLQTMDQVQLRQRVLNRSWSERANKELLALFVEMVPKALDVASCAIFIRQQDGDDFWLACGSDGDQMPLLAQATEGQAPGCALVSRVIREGVYHVVEPMPHGLNSPSKDVLPETRNALCVPIAHLSGQGASGAILVRNTLGERDFRESDRLFLERLSQHLQTASESLFLRQELLDFSQLLSQKVQSSQWMVMVIAFLLMALLAETALLLLIG
- a CDS encoding Na/Pi cotransporter family protein, encoding MIRKIFLPIICLLLAYGFWVSPDFKEIAAGVAIFLFGMVSMEEGFRIFSGGVLEKILRHTTDKTWKSLSFGVVSTTLMQSSSLVSVITISFVSAGLLGLQEGIGIIFGANLGTTTGAWLVAGLGLKVKISAYAMPMLVFGVIGLFQKTPAWRGIGYILVGLGLLFLGIHHMKEGFETFKSSIDLSQFAVGGLKGLLLFTGIGVFATVVMQSSHATLVLIITALAAGQITYENALALAIGANIGTTITAIIGSLSANVAGKRLAMAHLIFNIATGLLAIVFMMQISQAVDVVSSYVGISATDYTLKLAVFHTLFNLLGLLVMLPWLGWLVTFLERTLQDKQQDLVTAQYLHDANRSIPAAFLESLRKEVIHLYDNAVGISLQALNLENNDIDHPTDACDLVKERRKVMEMDVDELYDQRIKGLYGTIIEFSGTPEFNMSSEMASRLFEQRVACRKVVEAIKDVKHMRKNLVRYANIDNPAIRDEYDKIRGQMLDLLRSLAEVRLEATEQSDTLTVLSLDTLRVRIEDSDVLANDNLDHLIRNKEITDKMATSLMNDSAYAYDISKRLIQVAESVFVPFNEERLRDAERAISLSDEELETVMDHGGAQNGS
- a CDS encoding inorganic phosphate transporter, giving the protein MEIIQEHGTIFMFMAIIFGLYMCWGIGANDVANAMGTSVGSGAITVKQAILIAAIFEFAGAFVAGGQVTKTIRKGIIDPEPIAANPELLVFGMLAALLAAAIWLMVASTKGWPVSTTHTIVGAIVGFAMVGIGIDAVNWGKIGKVAASWIVSPIIGGSIAYMLMVSIRKLILNTDNPFKKAQQWGPIYVFMVGFITALVTLWKGLKHLKLDFTMVESFLLSSLIGLIVALVGKRMIMKVEMDESADREYHYASVEKVFMPMMIFTACAMAFAHGSNDVANGIGPLAAVVSIVQSNGEVAQKAGLPIWILLLGGGGIVIGLATMGYKVMQTIGTKITELTPTRGYSATLASAVTVVLASKTGMPVSTTQIAVGAVMGVGFARGIGALDMRVLGGIFLSWLVTLPAGGLLAAGIFFIIKGIFGN
- a CDS encoding TIGR00153 family protein, which encodes MGTTNPLASLLGRSPFKPMQEHMRTVVTCVQQVPDLFKALENNDRDALNKVKDKIFELENKADDLKNDLRAHLPNSLFMPVARRDLLEILDMQDAIADTAQDIAGLLTLREDLSPPSGMCAQFAELSVRCVATCEKAGEAIEELDELLETGFGGRESELVEKMLKELSDLEDETDHLGIALCQSLFAREDEIKPVVTIMLYQMIRDIGNLGDYAEKVGDRLRLLIAR